A single window of Sulfitobacter sp. JL08 DNA harbors:
- a CDS encoding iron-containing alcohol dehydrogenase — protein sequence MQTEAIGRVQSPRIIRIGGGVVAETGDVLHQLGLSRPLIVTDRNLVALGHVATLTQALDAAGVVHQVFDEVVEDPTDTCVDQGLAALRAGDFDCIIGFGGGSPMDTAKAVSFMAVNDGHVRDYKAPRQINRCGLPVILIPTTGGTGSELTRWCVITDTAAPEKYNLSGLACVATAALIDWTLTTTKPWRITADTAVDSLTHAIEAYVSRKAFAYTDAFALSAMPLIAHNVRTACADPENGPARAALMLAAAQAGMAFSNAYVALVHGMSRPIGAHFHVAHGLSNAILLPAVTAYSTPAAPERYATCARVMDWATTGDSDAVACGKLVDGLRRLNDDLKVPTPSALGHSGDTDMFALMAQQALASGSPQNNPKVPDADDIIALYGEVW from the coding sequence ATGCAAACAGAAGCTATCGGGCGGGTGCAATCGCCCCGCATCATCCGGATCGGTGGCGGTGTTGTGGCTGAAACCGGTGACGTTCTGCACCAGCTTGGCCTGTCCCGCCCGCTGATCGTGACCGATCGCAATCTGGTTGCCTTGGGTCATGTCGCCACGCTGACGCAAGCGCTGGATGCGGCGGGCGTGGTGCATCAGGTGTTTGACGAAGTTGTCGAAGACCCCACTGATACCTGCGTGGATCAGGGGCTTGCCGCACTCAGGGCGGGTGATTTCGACTGCATCATCGGATTTGGCGGCGGCAGCCCGATGGACACGGCCAAGGCGGTATCGTTCATGGCGGTGAATGACGGGCATGTGCGCGATTACAAGGCACCCCGCCAGATCAACCGCTGCGGTTTGCCGGTTATCCTGATTCCCACCACCGGCGGCACCGGATCGGAACTGACCCGCTGGTGCGTGATCACCGACACCGCCGCGCCGGAAAAATACAACTTGTCCGGTCTGGCCTGTGTGGCGACCGCCGCGCTGATCGACTGGACGCTGACCACCACGAAACCGTGGCGGATCACCGCAGACACCGCCGTTGACAGCCTGACCCACGCGATTGAGGCTTATGTGAGCCGCAAGGCGTTTGCCTATACGGATGCCTTTGCCCTGTCGGCAATGCCGCTGATCGCCCATAATGTGCGCACCGCCTGCGCCGACCCGGAAAACGGCCCTGCCCGCGCGGCGCTGATGCTGGCGGCCGCGCAGGCGGGTATGGCGTTTTCGAATGCGTATGTCGCGCTGGTCCACGGGATGAGCCGCCCGATCGGGGCGCATTTCCACGTCGCGCACGGATTGTCCAATGCGATTTTGCTGCCCGCGGTCACGGCCTATTCGACACCCGCCGCGCCCGAACGTTACGCCACCTGTGCCCGCGTCATGGACTGGGCGACGACAGGTGACAGCGATGCGGTCGCCTGTGGCAAACTGGTCGATGGATTGCGCCGTCTTAATGACGATCTGAAAGTGCCCACGCCGTCGGCGCTGGGGCACAGTGGCGACACGGACATGTTTGCCCTGATGGCGCAGCAGGCACTGGCGTCAGGATCGCCCCAGAACAATCCCAAAGTGCCGGATGCGGACGATATTATCGCGCTCTATGGCGAAGTCTGGTAA
- a CDS encoding isocitrate lyase/PEP mutase family protein, with amino-acid sequence MTETLSAFRALHSQPAAFVIPNPWDTGSARILAALGFPALATTSAGMAFSMGLREGMASRDAVLAHCREIVTATNLPVSADLEHGFGHSPESAAKTIVAAAETGLAGASLEDHTGDPDAPIYDFSLAVERITAAVEACRALQDDFVFTARCENLLWGRDDLDDTIKRLQAFEAAGADVLYAPGLTDLASIRLVCDSLSKPVNVVMGMPGRTFSVADLSAAGVKRISVGSALARLAYGTLVRAARDMAQNGTFDFADDAMGFKELEQHFPETATDADLP; translated from the coding sequence ATGACGGAAACCCTGTCGGCATTTCGCGCTTTGCACAGCCAACCCGCAGCCTTTGTCATTCCCAACCCCTGGGATACTGGCAGCGCGCGCATTCTGGCCGCGCTCGGGTTTCCCGCGCTGGCGACCACCAGCGCCGGCATGGCGTTTTCCATGGGCCTGCGTGAAGGGATGGCATCGCGCGATGCGGTTCTGGCCCATTGCCGCGAAATCGTAACCGCGACAAATCTGCCAGTCTCCGCCGATCTGGAACACGGGTTTGGCCATAGCCCTGAAAGTGCCGCAAAAACCATCGTGGCAGCCGCTGAAACCGGATTGGCGGGGGCATCGCTTGAGGATCATACCGGCGACCCTGATGCGCCAATCTACGATTTTTCTCTTGCCGTCGAACGGATCACGGCCGCAGTCGAAGCGTGCCGTGCCCTGCAGGATGATTTTGTATTCACCGCGCGATGCGAGAACCTGCTGTGGGGGCGGGACGATCTGGACGACACGATCAAGCGCCTGCAAGCGTTCGAGGCCGCAGGCGCGGATGTGCTTTATGCGCCCGGCCTGACCGATCTTGCATCGATCCGGCTGGTCTGTGACAGCCTGTCCAAACCGGTCAACGTGGTGATGGGCATGCCGGGGCGCACGTTTTCGGTAGCTGATTTAAGCGCGGCGGGCGTGAAGCGGATCAGTGTCGGGTCCGCTCTGGCGCGTCTGGCCTATGGCACTCTGGTGCGCGCCGCGCGCGACATGGCCCAGAACGGGACGTTTGATTTTGCCGATGACGCGATGGGGTTCAAGGAGCTTGAACAGCATTTTCCGGAAACCGCGACTGACGCTGATCTTCCCTGA
- a CDS encoding crotonase/enoyl-CoA hydratase family protein, translating into MFETITIETDSRGVATLTLNRPDKHNAMSAQMLAELTEAAARFAQNSDVRVVVLTGAGKSFCAGGDLGWMQAQMQMDEATRAKEAAKLAIMLQALNTLPQPVIGAVQGNAFGGGVGMASVCDVAIGADHIKMGLTETRLGLIPATIGPYVVARMGEGRARRVFMSARLFDAHEAVDLGLLARAVPADDLAAAVEAEVAPYLSCAPGAVAAAKALVRDLGPKIDQAVIDHTVNALSERWDSPEAGEGIAAFFEKRKAKWMP; encoded by the coding sequence ATGTTTGAAACGATAACAATTGAAACCGACAGCCGCGGGGTTGCAACGCTGACGCTGAACCGCCCGGACAAGCACAACGCGATGTCTGCCCAGATGCTTGCGGAATTGACCGAGGCTGCGGCCCGGTTCGCGCAAAACAGCGATGTGCGCGTTGTGGTGCTGACGGGGGCCGGAAAAAGCTTTTGCGCGGGCGGGGATCTGGGCTGGATGCAGGCACAGATGCAGATGGACGAGGCCACCCGCGCCAAGGAAGCGGCAAAGCTGGCCATCATGTTGCAGGCGTTGAACACCTTGCCGCAACCGGTAATCGGGGCGGTACAGGGCAATGCGTTTGGCGGCGGCGTCGGCATGGCAAGCGTGTGCGATGTGGCGATTGGCGCCGATCACATAAAAATGGGCCTGACCGAAACCCGGCTGGGTCTGATCCCGGCCACCATCGGCCCCTATGTGGTGGCCCGAATGGGCGAAGGGCGCGCACGGCGCGTGTTCATGTCCGCGCGTCTGTTTGATGCGCACGAAGCGGTTGATCTGGGTCTGCTGGCACGCGCTGTGCCCGCAGACGATCTGGCTGCGGCGGTCGAGGCAGAGGTGGCACCCTATCTGTCCTGTGCGCCGGGTGCGGTGGCTGCGGCCAAGGCGTTGGTACGTGATCTGGGGCCGAAGATTGATCAGGCGGTAATTGATCATACCGTCAACGCGCTGTCCGAGCGTTGGGACAGCCCAGAGGCGGGCGAGGGGATCGCCGCCTTTTTTGAGAAACGCAAGGCCAAGTGGATGCCATGA
- a CDS encoding hydroxymethylglutaryl-CoA lyase translates to MHKQVEIFEVGPRDGLQNEKRDIPVAEKIALIDLLGRAGFSRIEVASFVSPKWVPQMAGSAEVLAGIERVKGVSYTALTPNMRGFEDAVDAKADEIAIFGSASEGFSKANINASIAESMERFKPVVAAARHIDMPVRAYVSCVTDCPYDGKVAPAQVAEVASALFSMGCYEVSLGDTIGAGTPDSIAKMLLAVREVVPMHRLAGHYHNTGGRALANIDASLSLGLRTFDAAVGGLGGCPYAPGAAGNVATEAVVKHLHALGYETGLDLDVLNQAADMARSMRG, encoded by the coding sequence ATGCACAAGCAGGTCGAGATTTTCGAGGTCGGTCCAAGGGACGGGCTTCAGAACGAAAAGCGCGATATTCCGGTGGCTGAAAAAATTGCACTGATTGATCTTCTTGGTCGGGCAGGGTTTTCCCGCATTGAGGTGGCCAGTTTTGTCAGCCCCAAATGGGTGCCGCAAATGGCAGGCAGCGCCGAGGTTCTGGCGGGCATCGAGCGCGTCAAGGGCGTGTCCTATACGGCGCTGACGCCCAACATGCGCGGTTTCGAGGATGCGGTGGACGCCAAGGCGGACGAAATCGCGATTTTCGGATCGGCGTCCGAGGGGTTTTCCAAGGCCAACATCAATGCAAGCATCGCGGAATCGATGGAGCGTTTCAAACCCGTGGTGGCTGCCGCGCGGCATATCGACATGCCGGTGCGGGCATATGTGTCATGTGTGACCGACTGCCCCTATGACGGCAAGGTTGCACCGGCACAGGTGGCCGAAGTGGCCAGCGCGCTGTTTTCGATGGGCTGTTACGAGGTGTCACTGGGGGACACGATCGGCGCGGGCACACCGGATTCCATCGCCAAGATGTTGCTGGCCGTGCGCGAGGTGGTCCCGATGCACCGTCTGGCGGGGCATTACCACAACACCGGCGGGCGGGCGCTGGCCAATATAGATGCGTCCCTGTCCCTGGGATTGCGGACTTTTGATGCGGCGGTCGGCGGTCTGGGCGGTTGTCCCTATGCGCCGGGCGCGGCGGGGAATGTCGCGACCGAAGCGGTGGTGAAACACCTGCATGCGCTGGGCTATGAAACCGGGCTTGATCTGGATGTGCTGAACCAGGCGGCGGATATGGCGCGGTCCATGCGCGGATAA
- a CDS encoding glutathione S-transferase family protein: MIRLHHCPQTRSMRTLWLLIELGVTFEVVEHAFGKNLRSADYLQIAPSGRVPALEIDGDRMIESGAITEYLCELFPKAGLGRLPGERERREWLSWIHFAETITQHSAALTQQHVALYDPAMRSPIVTKLEAARLGKCFGALEAALSDGRDYLLTGGFSAADISVGQAVYMARYFARLDGFDQLAAWYARIAARPAFKESLPERGTELYKQEFYEVWEG; encoded by the coding sequence ATGATCCGTCTGCATCATTGTCCCCAGACACGTTCCATGCGGACGTTGTGGCTGCTGATCGAACTGGGGGTCACTTTCGAAGTTGTCGAACACGCCTTTGGAAAGAACCTGAGATCTGCGGACTATTTGCAGATCGCGCCATCCGGCCGGGTGCCCGCGCTGGAAATCGATGGCGACCGGATGATCGAAAGCGGTGCGATCACAGAATATCTGTGCGAATTGTTTCCCAAGGCGGGTCTGGGTCGTCTGCCGGGCGAGCGTGAGCGGCGGGAATGGCTTTCGTGGATACATTTTGCCGAAACGATCACGCAACACTCTGCCGCGCTGACACAGCAGCATGTGGCGCTGTATGATCCTGCAATGCGCAGCCCCATCGTCACCAAACTTGAAGCGGCGCGGCTGGGCAAATGTTTTGGCGCATTGGAAGCGGCACTTTCGGACGGGCGTGACTATTTGCTGACAGGCGGGTTTTCGGCGGCCGATATTTCCGTAGGGCAGGCGGTTTACATGGCGCGCTATTTCGCCAGACTGGACGGGTTCGATCAACTGGCGGCCTGGTATGCCCGCATAGCGGCGCGCCCTGCCTTCAAAGAGTCTCTGCCCGAACGCGGCACGGAATTGTACAAGCAGGAATTTTACGAAGTCTGGGAGGGCTGA
- a CDS encoding glutathione S-transferase family protein, producing the protein MIRLHHVPFSRSFRVLWLLQEMGLDFDVAEYRIRDGSLRSAAFTKVSPTGRVPGIEIDGISMFESGAIVQYLCETRPEHGLAPTPGAPERPRFLELIGFAETMAALVEQLNLNHVFLRDPAQASPVVIKLNTARLTATVRVMEQMLGDQDYLLPSGFSAADAMMGFNVFSLPYYVHLDPFPRLLAYKQRLEERPAYRAARARDGEQDFYDKPFYPVPEA; encoded by the coding sequence ATGATCCGCCTGCACCACGTTCCGTTTTCCCGATCCTTCCGGGTGTTGTGGCTGCTTCAGGAAATGGGGCTGGATTTTGATGTGGCCGAGTACCGTATCCGCGACGGATCGTTGCGATCTGCCGCGTTTACCAAGGTGTCGCCCACGGGCCGCGTGCCGGGGATCGAGATCGACGGTATTTCGATGTTCGAAAGCGGGGCCATCGTGCAATATCTGTGCGAAACGCGGCCTGAACACGGGCTTGCCCCGACACCGGGCGCGCCGGAACGCCCGCGTTTCCTTGAACTGATCGGATTTGCCGAAACCATGGCTGCCCTGGTGGAACAGCTGAACCTGAACCACGTGTTTCTGCGCGATCCGGCCCAGGCATCGCCGGTGGTGATCAAGCTGAACACCGCGCGTCTGACCGCAACGGTCAGGGTGATGGAGCAGATGCTGGGCGATCAGGACTATTTGCTGCCATCCGGTTTTTCTGCGGCAGATGCGATGATGGGGTTCAACGTGTTTTCGTTGCCCTATTACGTGCATCTGGACCCGTTCCCGCGCTTGCTGGCCTATAAACAGCGGCTTGAAGAACGCCCCGCCTATCGCGCGGCCCGCGCCCGTGACGGCGAACAGGATTTTTACGACAAACCGTTTTATCCCGTCCCCGAAGCCTAG
- a CDS encoding acetyl/propionyl/methylcrotonyl-CoA carboxylase subunit alpha, which produces MFNTILIANRGEIACRVMETAQAMGVRCVAVYSDADAAAKHVQMADVAVHIGGAAPKDSYLRGDAIIKAALDTGAEAIHPGYGFLSENPDFVEQVQKAGLVFIGPDADAIRAMGLKDAAKALMEKANVPVVPGYHGADQGNLAARADDVGYPVLIKAVAGGGGKGMRLVEDPAEFDAALASAQGEALTAFGNDAVLIEKYVSKPRHIEVQVFGDGTDAVHLFERDCSLQRRHQKVIEEAPAPGMTPEMRAEMGAAAVRAAEAIGYKGAGTVEFIVDASEGLRSDRFYFMEMNTRLQVEHPVTEAITGIDLVEWQLRVAAGAALPLQQGQITLTGHAFESRLYAEDVPAGFLPATGTLQHLKFPEGVRADSGVRTGDTISPFYDPMIAKVVTYGPTRAVALARMRAALAHTQVAGTVTNLAFLGALAGHAGFAAGDVDTGLIARDIDALTRAPDAQPRHAVRAAMAALNVETGGPEAGFALWQPLARTVTLQTDDVEFDAVMRAQGPDRQIWTVQGAEVIAERVGGRWMIDGQIAPEVAQAGNRITVFADYGLPFTVIDPLERATAAHGDGNLIEAPMPGLVKAVFATAGQAVAKGDRLAILEAMKMEHALLAARDGIVAEVLAIAGVQVEAGAALVQLEPEE; this is translated from the coding sequence ATGTTTAACACAATCCTGATCGCCAACAGGGGCGAGATTGCATGCCGCGTGATGGAAACGGCGCAGGCGATGGGCGTGCGCTGTGTGGCGGTCTATTCCGATGCGGACGCTGCGGCCAAGCATGTGCAGATGGCGGATGTTGCCGTGCATATCGGTGGCGCGGCCCCCAAGGACAGTTATTTGCGTGGCGATGCGATCATCAAGGCGGCTCTGGACACCGGCGCTGAGGCGATCCATCCCGGTTACGGGTTCCTGTCCGAAAATCCGGATTTCGTCGAACAGGTGCAAAAGGCGGGGCTGGTCTTTATCGGGCCGGATGCGGATGCGATCCGCGCGATGGGGTTAAAGGATGCCGCCAAGGCGTTGATGGAAAAGGCCAATGTACCTGTGGTGCCCGGCTATCATGGGGCTGATCAAGGCAATCTGGCGGCGCGGGCGGACGACGTTGGATATCCGGTATTGATCAAGGCGGTCGCCGGTGGTGGTGGCAAAGGCATGCGCCTCGTCGAAGACCCGGCCGAATTCGACGCCGCCCTGGCCAGCGCACAGGGCGAAGCGCTGACCGCCTTTGGCAACGATGCGGTTCTGATCGAAAAATATGTCAGCAAACCCCGCCATATCGAAGTGCAGGTCTTTGGCGACGGCACCGATGCCGTGCATCTGTTCGAACGGGATTGTTCGTTGCAACGGCGCCATCAAAAGGTCATCGAGGAAGCGCCGGCACCGGGTATGACGCCGGAAATGCGCGCCGAAATGGGCGCGGCGGCAGTGCGCGCTGCCGAGGCGATCGGGTACAAGGGGGCAGGCACCGTTGAATTCATCGTTGATGCCAGCGAAGGGCTGCGCAGCGACCGGTTCTATTTCATGGAGATGAACACACGCCTGCAGGTGGAACATCCCGTGACCGAAGCGATCACCGGCATTGATCTGGTGGAATGGCAATTGCGGGTTGCAGCCGGTGCGGCATTGCCGTTGCAACAGGGCCAGATCACGCTGACGGGCCACGCGTTTGAATCGCGTTTGTATGCCGAGGATGTGCCAGCGGGGTTCCTGCCCGCGACCGGCACATTGCAACATCTGAAATTTCCCGAAGGTGTGCGCGCAGACAGCGGTGTGCGCACCGGTGACACGATCAGCCCGTTTTACGATCCGATGATCGCCAAAGTGGTCACTTACGGACCGACCCGTGCGGTGGCACTGGCGCGGATGCGGGCGGCACTGGCCCATACCCAGGTGGCGGGGACGGTGACAAACCTTGCCTTTCTGGGCGCATTGGCAGGGCACGCCGGTTTTGCCGCCGGCGACGTTGATACCGGGCTGATCGCGCGCGACATCGATGCACTGACCCGCGCGCCCGATGCGCAGCCGCGCCATGCGGTGCGCGCGGCGATGGCGGCACTGAACGTGGAAACGGGCGGACCAGAGGCCGGATTTGCCCTTTGGCAGCCGCTGGCCAGAACAGTGACATTGCAAACCGATGACGTGGAATTTGATGCGGTGATGCGTGCACAGGGACCGGACCGGCAAATCTGGACAGTTCAGGGGGCCGAAGTGATCGCCGAGCGGGTCGGCGGGCGCTGGATGATTGACGGGCAGATCGCGCCCGAAGTGGCGCAGGCCGGTAACCGGATCACGGTATTTGCGGATTACGGCCTGCCCTTTACCGTGATCGATCCGTTAGAGCGCGCTACAGCCGCACACGGTGACGGCAACCTGATCGAGGCGCCGATGCCGGGACTGGTCAAGGCGGTATTCGCCACCGCCGGTCAGGCCGTGGCCAAAGGCGACCGGCTGGCCATTCTGGAAGCGATGAAGATGGAACACGCGCTGCTGGCGGCGCGTGACGGGATCGTGGCCGAAGTGCTTGCCATTGCGGGTGTTCAGGTAGAAGCTGGTGCCGCACTGGTCCAGCTTGAGCCCGAGGAATAG
- a CDS encoding carboxyl transferase domain-containing protein, with the protein MKLTSNALPSSEGFQANVRQHLEALDVVRQAAEHAAAGGGGKSRDRHVSRGKMLPRDRVANLLDAGSPFLEIGATAAHGLYDGAAPCAGVIAGIGQVHGQNVMVVCNDATVKGGTYYPMTVKKHLRAQEIAQENHLPCVYLVDSGGANLPNQDEVFPDRDHFGRIFYNQAQMSALGIPQIAVVMGSCTAGGAYVPAMSDVTIIVKDQGTIFLAGPPLVKAATGEVVTAEDLGGGDVHTRLSGVADYLAEDDAHALALARRAVAGLNRGLPDTVQWQPAEDPAYDPAEILGVVPCDLRTPYDIREVIARTVDGSRFDEFKPRFGETLVTGFAHVKGCPVGIIANNGVLFSEAAQKGAHFVELCSQRKIPLVFLQNITGFMVGRKYENEGIARHGAKMVTAVATTSVPKITMVVGGSFGAGNYGMAGRAYQPRFMWSWPNSRISVMGGPQAAGVLATVKRDAIERGGGTWSEDEEAAFKQPTIDMFEEQSHPLYASARLWDDGIVDPRKSRDVLALSLRASLNAPIRETRFGVFRM; encoded by the coding sequence ATGAAACTGACATCAAACGCGTTGCCATCCTCGGAGGGCTTTCAGGCCAATGTGCGCCAGCACCTTGAGGCGCTGGATGTGGTGCGACAGGCGGCAGAGCATGCCGCGGCCGGCGGCGGTGGAAAATCACGCGACCGCCATGTGTCGCGCGGCAAGATGCTGCCCCGGGACCGGGTGGCCAACCTGCTGGATGCAGGCAGCCCGTTTCTGGAGATCGGCGCCACGGCGGCACATGGGCTTTATGATGGTGCGGCCCCCTGCGCCGGGGTGATCGCGGGCATCGGGCAGGTCCACGGGCAGAATGTTATGGTGGTGTGCAATGACGCCACTGTCAAAGGCGGCACCTATTACCCGATGACGGTCAAGAAGCACCTGCGCGCACAGGAGATTGCGCAGGAAAACCATCTTCCCTGTGTCTATCTGGTGGATTCGGGCGGGGCCAACCTGCCCAATCAGGACGAGGTGTTCCCCGACCGCGACCATTTCGGGCGGATTTTCTACAATCAGGCCCAGATGTCGGCCCTGGGTATCCCGCAGATTGCGGTTGTGATGGGCTCTTGTACTGCAGGCGGGGCCTATGTTCCGGCCATGTCGGATGTCACGATCATCGTCAAGGATCAGGGCACGATCTTTCTGGCCGGCCCGCCACTGGTCAAGGCGGCCACGGGCGAAGTGGTCACTGCCGAAGATCTGGGCGGCGGCGACGTGCACACCCGCCTGTCGGGCGTGGCCGATTATCTCGCCGAAGACGATGCGCACGCGCTGGCCCTGGCCCGGCGGGCTGTGGCGGGGCTGAACCGCGGCCTTCCCGACACGGTCCAGTGGCAACCCGCCGAAGACCCGGCCTATGATCCGGCGGAAATTCTGGGGGTTGTGCCATGTGATCTGCGCACGCCTTATGACATCCGCGAGGTGATTGCCCGCACGGTCGACGGGTCGCGCTTTGATGAATTCAAACCGCGCTTTGGCGAAACGCTGGTGACAGGGTTTGCCCATGTCAAAGGCTGCCCGGTGGGGATCATCGCCAATAATGGTGTGCTGTTTTCCGAAGCGGCGCAAAAGGGCGCGCATTTTGTCGAACTGTGCAGCCAGCGCAAGATTCCACTGGTATTCCTGCAAAACATCACCGGTTTCATGGTGGGGCGGAAATACGAAAACGAAGGCATCGCACGCCACGGGGCCAAGATGGTAACGGCTGTGGCCACCACCAGCGTGCCGAAAATCACCATGGTTGTGGGCGGCAGTTTCGGGGCCGGAAACTATGGCATGGCAGGACGGGCCTATCAGCCGCGGTTCATGTGGTCCTGGCCGAATTCGCGGATTTCCGTGATGGGCGGGCCGCAGGCGGCGGGGGTGTTGGCCACGGTCAAACGCGATGCCATCGAACGCGGTGGCGGCACTTGGTCCGAGGACGAGGAAGCGGCGTTCAAACAGCCGACCATCGATATGTTCGAGGAACAATCCCACCCGCTTTATGCCAGTGCGCGGCTTTGGGATGACGGCATCGTTGATCCGCGCAAATCGCGCGATGTGCTGGCACTTTCCCTGCGCGCGTCGCTGAACGCCCCGATCAGGGAGACACGTTTCGGCGTGTTCCGGATGTAG
- a CDS encoding AMP-binding protein encodes MTGQNNWTDATRNKTFPAQLNMAAQCLAHPDDQIALIDLTGADRRDISYGDLAHMVDTLAAVLARQVRVGDRVGVLRSQDPWTAAAHLAIWKIGAISVPLFKLFQADALRVRIVDAQPVMIVTDQAGAEMVDGLGVNTLIPETLARHETAVPYHMTAAEDPAVLIYTSGTTGLPKGALHAHRVLTGHLPGVAVSHDLLGEPGDCLWTPADWAWIGGLFDVLMPGLALGVPVVAARLDKFSVAGCQDIIARGNVRNVFFPPTALRMLKADGASVSGLRSVASGGEPLGAEMLAWGRAAFELEINEFYGQTECNMIVSSCGSAFPARPGCIGKPVAGHEVAVLDETGTPTQAEGDIAVRRGSPSMMLEYWRRPEDTAAKFRGDWMLTGDRGMWEGDYLRFIGREDDVITSSGYRIGPSEIEDCLLRHPAVATVGVVGKPDPLRTEIVKAYVVLKDASTASDALARALQDHVKQHLASYSYPREIGFLDALPMTVTGKVIRKELKARAAREG; translated from the coding sequence ATGACGGGGCAAAACAACTGGACAGACGCAACCCGCAACAAGACCTTTCCGGCGCAGTTGAATATGGCGGCGCAATGTCTGGCCCATCCCGATGACCAGATTGCCCTGATCGACCTTACCGGTGCTGATCGGCGCGATATCAGCTATGGTGACCTTGCGCATATGGTGGATACGCTGGCAGCGGTGCTGGCCAGACAGGTCAGGGTCGGTGACAGGGTCGGTGTGTTGCGCAGCCAGGATCCGTGGACCGCTGCGGCGCATCTGGCGATCTGGAAAATCGGTGCGATTTCGGTGCCGTTGTTCAAGTTGTTTCAAGCCGATGCCTTGCGCGTCCGGATCGTGGATGCGCAGCCGGTGATGATCGTGACCGATCAGGCCGGTGCCGAAATGGTGGATGGTCTGGGGGTTAACACCCTGATCCCCGAAACACTGGCGCGGCACGAAACGGCGGTGCCTTATCATATGACAGCGGCAGAAGACCCCGCCGTTCTGATCTACACCAGCGGTACAACAGGATTGCCCAAGGGCGCCCTGCATGCACACCGTGTGCTGACCGGACATTTGCCCGGTGTGGCGGTCAGCCACGACCTGTTGGGTGAACCGGGCGATTGCCTGTGGACCCCTGCCGACTGGGCATGGATCGGGGGCCTGTTTGATGTGTTGATGCCGGGTCTTGCGCTTGGTGTTCCGGTTGTGGCGGCGCGGCTGGACAAATTCAGCGTGGCGGGGTGTCAGGACATTATCGCGCGTGGCAACGTGCGCAATGTGTTCTTTCCGCCGACCGCCTTGCGGATGCTGAAGGCTGACGGCGCCAGTGTTTCCGGCTTGCGCAGTGTGGCGTCAGGGGGTGAACCTTTGGGGGCAGAAATGCTGGCCTGGGGGCGGGCGGCCTTCGAGCTTGAGATCAACGAATTCTACGGCCAGACAGAATGCAACATGATCGTTTCAAGTTGTGGCAGCGCCTTTCCGGCGCGCCCGGGATGTATCGGCAAACCGGTCGCAGGGCACGAGGTTGCCGTGCTGGACGAAACCGGCACCCCGACGCAGGCGGAAGGTGATATTGCGGTGCGGCGCGGTTCGCCGTCGATGATGCTGGAATACTGGCGCCGTCCCGAAGACACCGCCGCGAAATTTCGTGGTGACTGGATGCTGACTGGTGACAGGGGCATGTGGGAAGGCGATTATCTGCGGTTTATCGGACGCGAGGATGATGTGATCACCTCGTCCGGGTATCGCATCGGCCCATCGGAAATCGAGGATTGCCTGTTGCGTCATCCTGCGGTCGCTACCGTGGGCGTTGTGGGCAAACCAGATCCGCTGCGCACCGAAATCGTGAAGGCCTATGTCGTCCTGAAAGATGCCAGCACGGCAAGTGATGCCTTGGCGCGCGCCTTGCAGGATCATGTCAAACAGCATCTGGCCAGCTATTCCTACCCACGGGAAATCGGGTTTCTTGATGCGCTGCCAATGACCGTAACAGGCAAGGTGATCCGCAAGGAACTCAAGGCGCGGGCGGCGCGCGAGGGATGA
- a CDS encoding OmpW/AlkL family protein encodes MKNTIVPVALAALIACSGSMVAAQSQGDWSFGIGLANVNPKSGNGTAAGGELSIDDDTQLSLTAEYFIRDNLGIELLAATPFEHTISIAGLGTVGSTNHLPPTLSLQYHFPTNSKFTPFIGAGVNYTNFFDEETTGAIAGGNLTLKNSWGLALHAGVDFQINDNSAVRLDARYINIESDVYLNGAKIGKAEIDPVVLGISYVFSF; translated from the coding sequence ATGAAAAATACAATTGTTCCAGTCGCTTTGGCGGCCCTGATCGCCTGCTCGGGCAGTATGGTGGCTGCGCAATCTCAGGGGGATTGGTCGTTTGGCATTGGCTTGGCCAATGTGAACCCCAAATCCGGTAACGGCACGGCTGCGGGCGGCGAACTGTCGATTGACGACGACACCCAACTCAGCCTGACGGCCGAGTATTTCATCCGCGACAATCTGGGCATCGAATTGCTGGCGGCCACTCCGTTTGAACATACGATCAGCATTGCGGGGCTTGGCACTGTGGGTTCGACCAATCACCTGCCGCCCACCCTGTCGCTGCAATACCATTTCCCGACCAACAGCAAATTCACGCCGTTTATCGGTGCCGGTGTCAACTATACCAACTTCTTTGACGAAGAAACGACCGGTGCGATTGCGGGCGGCAACCTGACACTGAAAAACAGCTGGGGGCTTGCGCTGCATGCCGGTGTTGATTTCCAGATCAACGACAATTCCGCGGTCCGTCTTGATGCGCGCTATATCAACATCGAATCCGATGTGTATCTGAACGGCGCCAAGATCGGCAAAGCCGAAATCGACCCTGTTGTTCTGGGCATTTCCTACGTGTTCAGCTTCTAA